A segment of the Parasynechococcus marenigrum WH 8102 genome:
CCATGGTCCCCAGCAGGTTCAGCACCGCCCACACCAGCCCCAGCTGAAGCGGCCCGAGTTCGTCCCAGCCCTGGAGGATCAGCTGTTGGATCAGCCCGAGGAGATTCGTCAGGTTGAGCAGGCTCAGCAGGATCAGGGGCAGCGCCAGAAACCAGGCCCAGCCGCCCTGGGAACGGTGGCGATGCTTGGGGGTGACCCGAAAGCCCATGGAGGATCCGAGCACGTGGCTGATAAGGGTTACCACCAGCGGCACGGTGAGCACCCAACTGGTCAGTTCGGTCAACAGGGCCGAACGGCTGTGGCGATTCAGCCAGCCGATGCTGAGCAGCACTGTGCCCCACAGCGGCAGCATCAATTCGACGATGGCCCGCTGGTCGAGGAGGATCGGTGTGATGCCGAGCAGGCCGTAGCTCAGCGGCATCAGCATCAGCACCAACCTCGGCAGGTTGTTCAGCCAATGGACCACACCCTCCAGGTAGGCCAGCCGTTGGCCCAGGCTGAGGCCACGGGCCTGCAGCGGCCCCTGTGGTAGCCGCAGGCTTTGCAGGGTGCCGTTGGCCCAGCGTTGCCGCTGCCGCACGAAGTCCGCCATGGATTCCGCAGCAAGTCCTGCGCTGAGTTTCTGCTGCAAGTACAGCAACCTCCAACCCTGCTCGCGCAGGGCAATGCCGGTGACGTAGTCCTCCGACAAGGCCGCTTCGACAAAGCCGCTTACCTGATCCAGGGCCTGGCGGCGCACCACAAAAGCAGTGCCGGCGCAGACCACGGCCCCCCATCCGTCCCGCACCGGCTCGATCCAGCGGTAGAAACTTTCTTCATCCGGCAGCAGCCAGGATTCCAGCCGCAGGTTGCGCATCACCGGATCGGCGTTAATGAACGACTGCGGGGTCTGCAGCAGAGCTACGTCGGGCTCCAGCAGAAAGCCGATGCTGCGCTCCAGGAAGCGGTGCTGGGGGATGAAGTCCGCATCGAATACCGCCACGAGCTCGCCGTGGCAACGGCGAAGGCCTGCGTTGAGATTGCCCGCCTTGGCATGCCGCCGTTCGGGACGATGCTGATAGCGACAGCCAAGTCGCCTGGCCAGCTGTCTCACTTCCTCACGACCGCCGTCATCCAGCACCCAGACCGTGGTGTGGGGATAGCTCTGCTGCGTGCAGCCCAGGAGCGAACGTTGCAGCACCGCCAGGGGTTCGCCGTAGGTGGGCACCAGGATGTCCACATGGGGTCTCCAGTTCGAGGCCTGCCACGCCTGCTGGCGACTGTCGGCTTCCTGGCGACGGTCGGGGAAGCGGCGCCAGGCCAGCCACAGTGGCAGCAGACCGGTGATCAGCAGCCAGCTCTCCGCCAGCAGCAACAAACCGCTGAGGCTCGTGGACACCGTGCTGTCGAGATTGAGGCTGGCGGTGCAGCGCCAATGCAGATAACGGAAGGTCAGGCCACTGATCAACAGGATCAGGCTGCGGCGGGCCCATAGAGGAGACTCCGCTTCCGGCCGCTGGATGAGCGCCAGCGGCCAGAGCAGCAGCAGCAGGCTCACTCCAGGGCCAGACGTTGGTTCTCCAATAACGCTAGGGCGTCCTCTGGGGTGGGAGCGCGCATCAAGGCATGACGCAGCTGCGGAGCTCCGGGAAAGCCGGTGCAGGTCCAGCCCATGTGCTTTCGGGCGATCAACAGGCCGTGTTCACCGCGGGCTTCCACCAGCGCCAGCAGCTGCTCCCGGGCCAGGGTCAGGCGGGCTGCGGGGCCAGGGGTGGCTGGAATCGGCAGGCCCTTGAGTGCCGCATCGATCTGCCCTACCAGCCAGGGGGCTCCCATGGTTCCGCGACCCACCATGACGCCGTCGGCGCCTGTCTGGGCCAGGCAGCGCTGGGCATCCTCGGGAGTATTGATGTCTCCGTTCGCGATCACCGGAATGGTGAGGGCCTGCTTAACGGCGGCGATAGCAGCCCAGTCCGCCTTGCCTTTGAACCCCTGCTCGCGGGTCCGGCCGTGCAGGGTGAGCAGTTGCGCACCGGCTTCCTGCAACTGCCGGCACCAGGTCTGAGGGGCGGCGTCACTGCCGCACCAGCCGAGTCGTGTCTTCACCGTGACGGGCAACCGCACGGCGTTTGCCACGGCTTCGATGATCCGGCTGGCGAGGTGGGGGTCGCGGATCAGTCCTGATCCGCCGCCTTTACGGGCAATCTTGCGCACCGGGCACCCCATGTTGATGTCGATCAGGAATGCTCCTGCGTCTTCGGCTCGGCGGGCTGCATCGGCCATGGCATCCGGGCGGTGATCGAACAGCTGCACCCCGATCGGGCCCTGTTCGTCGCCGAGTTCCTTCACCTTGCCGCGCCCGAAGCCAAGCTCAAGGCTGGTGGCATTCACCATCTCTGTGAACAGCAGGGCATCCGGAGCCCAGCGGCGCACCAGATGACGGAAGACACGGTCGCTTACGCCGGCCAGGGGGGACTGCAGCACGCGGCACTCCAGCCGCCGCGCCGTGCCGGACCCGGAAAGCTGCAGCGGAGTGGAGGCGAGCATGGTCACCATGCTGCCGACTCACGTGAAAGATCTCTGGCCGATTAGCCGGGCATTGCTGATGCAGATCCTGGAGGACCGTTGCAGCGACCGTTTTGTCTGTGAGCGGATCTGGGAGCGCCTGGGTTATGTCGAGGCGGATGGAACTTGGAGTGCAGGTCCCGAGACACCTCTCGATTGGAAGGAAGCCTTTCCGGAGGGGCCACAGCTGATTGCGGAACGGCCGGCTTCCGTGCGCCTGACCCGCTCGATCCCGAAGCAGCACAAGCAATTGCTGAAGCAGCAACTGCAGTTTCAGGGCTACCGCATCGGTGAGCTCTACCCGCGACGGACCCGCCGCGCCACTGCCGTGAACTGGCTCCTGGCCTGGCTGGCGCAGCTGGAGATGCCCCTTGCGGAACAGGGGCCAATGGCTCCCGAGTGTCCGGTGCCCATGGATCCGGTCGCTGGTCACCCCGGCGACCTGCCGGTGGCTTGAACCAGGCGGTGTCAACGGGTCTGTAGGGTCAAGGATTGATCGGAGTTCCGCCCCTTGGCGCGTCCCGTCGTCGCGATCATCGGACGCCCCAACGTCGGCAAGTCGACTCTGGTGAATCGTCTCTGCCGCAGTCGCGAAGCGATTGTGCATGACGAGCCTGGCGTCACCCGCGACCGCACCTACCAGGACGGTTACTGGGGCGATCGTGAGTTCAAGGTGGTCGACACCGGTGGCCTGGTGTTCGACGACGACAGTGAATTTCTGCCGGAGATCCGTGAACAGGCGGCTCTGGCCATGGAGGAAGCCAGCGTTGCGGTGGTGATCGTGGATGGCCAGCAGGGCATCACGGCTGCGGATGAATCCATCGCGGAATTTCTGCGCAGTCGACCCTGTCCAACGCTGCTGGCCGTCAACAAATGCGAGTCGCCGGAGCAGGGTCTGGCGATGGCAGCTGAATTCTGGAGCCTTGGACTGGGAGAACCCCATCCGATTTCAGCCATCCATGGAGTGGGCACCGGAGATCTGCTGGATCAGGTGCTCACCTTCTTGCCCCCCAAGGATCAGGAGGGGGATGAGGAGGAGCCGATCCAGATGGCGATCATCGGACGGCCGAATGTGGGTAAATCCAGCCTGCTCAATGCCATCTGTGGCGAGCAGCGGGCGATCGTGAGCCCGATCCGCGGCACCACCCGGGACACCATCGACACCAACATCGTTCGTGAGAACCGCCCCTGGCGGCTGGTGGACACCGCGGGGATCCGCCGCCGTCGGAGTGTCAATTACGGCCCTGAATACTTCGGCATCAACCGCAGTTTCAAAGCGATTGATCGCAGTGACGTCTGCGTGCTGGTGATCGATGCCCTCGATGGCGTCACCGAACAGGATCAGCGGCTGGCGGGGCGGATCGAGGAGGACGGTCGCGCCTGTGTGGTGGTGGTGAACAAGTGGGATGCCGTGGAGAAAGACAGCCACACCATGACGGCCATGGAAAAGGAGCTCCGCGCCAAGCTGTATTTCCTCGACTGGGCACCGATGCTTTTCACCTCGGCCCTCACCGGTCAACGGGTGGACAGCATTTTTGCTCTGGCCGCCCTGGCGGTGGAGCAGCACCGCCGGCGCGTCAGCACCTCCGTGGTGAATGAAGTGCTCAAGGAGGCCCTCAGCTGGCGCAGTCCCCCCACCACCCGTGGCGGCCGTCAGGGGCGTCTGTACTACGGCACTCAGGTGGCCAGCCGCCCCCCCAGCTTCACGCTGTTCGTCAACGACCCGAAGCTCTTCGGTGATACCTATCGCCGCTATGTCGAACGCCAGATCCGGGAGGGGCTGGGATTCGACGGCACCCCAGTGAAGCTCTACTGGCGTGGCAAGCAGCAACGCGATGCTGAACGGGACATGGTGCGTCAGCAGAACCGCCAGAGCTGATCCATGGACTGGCTGCGGCAGATCCCGATGGGGCAGTTCGTCGACGGCCGTGAGGGCTGGTTGCGTCGACTCGATGCCCGCTTGAAGCTGGCCTGGTCTCTGGTGTTTCTGCTTACCCCTGTGCTGGCAGGGCCCTTGTGGCGTGTGGCGCTGGTGCTTGGCCTGCTGCTTCTCACGTTGATCAGTGGCCTTCCCCGAAGGATCTGGTGGCGGTCCCTGCTGGTGCTGACGCTCCTGGCGCTGGCGGTTGGCACCTTGTCGATGCTGTTGCCGGCCGCTGATCCGGCCGCAACGCTGGCCTTGCGTTCCCCTCAGGAGTTGCCGGATGCCCTGCCCCAGGGACCGTCCTGGGTGGTGTTTGAGCTGGGACCGCTCTCGGTGGACCGGGCCTCGCTGCTGTTGGGATTGCGCACCTCCACGCTGATCTTCACGGTGATCCACAGCGTCAATCTGGTGCTAATCAGCACTCCACCTGAAGACCTGGTGTGGGCCCTGAGTTGGTGGCTGGCACCGCTCAACCGTCTTGGGCTGCCGATGGAACGGCTGGGGTTTCAGTTGTTGCTGGCCCTGCGCTTTCTTCCCCTGGTGCAGGAGGAACTGCAGAACCTGTTGCGATCCCTGGCCAGTCGTGCTGTGAACCTGCGCCGTCTGGG
Coding sequences within it:
- a CDS encoding glycosyltransferase family 2 protein; protein product: MSLLLLLWPLALIQRPEAESPLWARRSLILLISGLTFRYLHWRCTASLNLDSTVSTSLSGLLLLAESWLLITGLLPLWLAWRRFPDRRQEADSRQQAWQASNWRPHVDILVPTYGEPLAVLQRSLLGCTQQSYPHTTVWVLDDGGREEVRQLARRLGCRYQHRPERRHAKAGNLNAGLRRCHGELVAVFDADFIPQHRFLERSIGFLLEPDVALLQTPQSFINADPVMRNLRLESWLLPDEESFYRWIEPVRDGWGAVVCAGTAFVVRRQALDQVSGFVEAALSEDYVTGIALREQGWRLLYLQQKLSAGLAAESMADFVRQRQRWANGTLQSLRLPQGPLQARGLSLGQRLAYLEGVVHWLNNLPRLVLMLMPLSYGLLGITPILLDQRAIVELMLPLWGTVLLSIGWLNRHSRSALLTELTSWVLTVPLVVTLISHVLGSSMGFRVTPKHRHRSQGGWAWFLALPLILLSLLNLTNLLGLIQQLILQGWDELGPLQLGLVWAVLNLLGTMVALRACWDPPQSDPSPWLSLDHAAELIDAGGHRHPCRITAISESGVELAFATALTPLVASSKLQWTSDVPPLPVVVLKAQPNRVSLHWGELNQRQQHSLIRWLFCCDGIWPERRPRREVLGLLMLLKRLLLGGSTPGAFNRSLVPRRPGIQGSTSGQP
- the dusB gene encoding tRNA dihydrouridine synthase DusB; translated protein: MLASTPLQLSGSGTARRLECRVLQSPLAGVSDRVFRHLVRRWAPDALLFTEMVNATSLELGFGRGKVKELGDEQGPIGVQLFDHRPDAMADAARRAEDAGAFLIDINMGCPVRKIARKGGGSGLIRDPHLASRIIEAVANAVRLPVTVKTRLGWCGSDAAPQTWCRQLQEAGAQLLTLHGRTREQGFKGKADWAAIAAVKQALTIPVIANGDINTPEDAQRCLAQTGADGVMVGRGTMGAPWLVGQIDAALKGLPIPATPGPAARLTLAREQLLALVEARGEHGLLIARKHMGWTCTGFPGAPQLRHALMRAPTPEDALALLENQRLALE
- a CDS encoding DUF1823 family protein, whose product is MVTMLPTHVKDLWPISRALLMQILEDRCSDRFVCERIWERLGYVEADGTWSAGPETPLDWKEAFPEGPQLIAERPASVRLTRSIPKQHKQLLKQQLQFQGYRIGELYPRRTRRATAVNWLLAWLAQLEMPLAEQGPMAPECPVPMDPVAGHPGDLPVA
- the der gene encoding ribosome biogenesis GTPase Der, translating into MARPVVAIIGRPNVGKSTLVNRLCRSREAIVHDEPGVTRDRTYQDGYWGDREFKVVDTGGLVFDDDSEFLPEIREQAALAMEEASVAVVIVDGQQGITAADESIAEFLRSRPCPTLLAVNKCESPEQGLAMAAEFWSLGLGEPHPISAIHGVGTGDLLDQVLTFLPPKDQEGDEEEPIQMAIIGRPNVGKSSLLNAICGEQRAIVSPIRGTTRDTIDTNIVRENRPWRLVDTAGIRRRRSVNYGPEYFGINRSFKAIDRSDVCVLVIDALDGVTEQDQRLAGRIEEDGRACVVVVNKWDAVEKDSHTMTAMEKELRAKLYFLDWAPMLFTSALTGQRVDSIFALAALAVEQHRRRVSTSVVNEVLKEALSWRSPPTTRGGRQGRLYYGTQVASRPPSFTLFVNDPKLFGDTYRRYVERQIREGLGFDGTPVKLYWRGKQQRDAERDMVRQQNRQS
- a CDS encoding CbiQ family ECF transporter T component, with the translated sequence MDWLRQIPMGQFVDGREGWLRRLDARLKLAWSLVFLLTPVLAGPLWRVALVLGLLLLTLISGLPRRIWWRSLLVLTLLALAVGTLSMLLPAADPAATLALRSPQELPDALPQGPSWVVFELGPLSVDRASLLLGLRTSTLIFTVIHSVNLVLISTPPEDLVWALSWWLAPLNRLGLPMERLGFQLLLALRFLPLVQEELQNLLRSLASRAVNLRRLGFKASFGLVLAVGERLLANILLRAEQGADALVARGGLVSGPAGFRIPDERPAPLVNGLALLSLLAVLGLRTRYGAL